One stretch of Rhinolophus ferrumequinum isolate MPI-CBG mRhiFer1 chromosome 5, mRhiFer1_v1.p, whole genome shotgun sequence DNA includes these proteins:
- the GNRHR gene encoding gonadotropin-releasing hormone receptor has translation MANSASPGQNQNHCSAINSSSPLMQDTLPTLTLSGKIRVTVTFFLFLLSATFNASLLLKLHKWTQKKEKGKKLSRMKVLLKHLTLANLLETLIVMPLDGMWNITVQWYAGELLCKVLSYLKLFSMYAPAFMMVVISLDRSLAITRPLAVKSNSKFGQSNIGVAWLLSSLFAGPQLYIFRMIHLADGSGQTGGFSQCVTHCSFPQWWHQAFYNFFTFTCLFIIPLLIMLICNAKIIFTLTHVLHQDPNKVQLNQSKNNIPRARLRTLKMTVAFATSFTVCWTPYYVLGIWYWFDPEMLNRVSDPVNHFFFLFAFLNPCFDPLIYGYFSL, from the exons ATGGCAAATAGTGCTTCTCCTGGACAAAATCAAAATCACTGCTCAGCCATCAACAGCAGCAGCCCGCTGATGCAGGACACGCTCCCCACCCTGACCTTATCTGGAAAGATCCGAGTAACAGttactttcttcctgtttctactCTCTGCGACTTTCAACGCTTCTTTGTTGTTGAAACTTCACAAGTGGactcagaagaaagagaaagggaaaaagctCTCGAGAATGAAGGTGCTTTTAAAACATCTGACTTTAGCCAACCTGTTGGAGACTCTGATAGTCATGCCCCTGGACGGAATGTGGAACATTACAGTCCAGTGGTATGCTGGAGAGCTCCTCTGCAAAGTCCTCAGCTATCTGAAGCTTTTCTCCATGTATGCCCCAGCCTTCATGATGGTAGTGATCAGCCTGGACCGCTCCTTGGCCATCACGAGGCCCCTAGCTGTGAAAAGCAACAGCAAGTTTGGTCAGTCCAATATTGGCGTGGCCTGGCTCCTCAGCAGCCTCTTTGCTGGACCACAG ttATATATCTTCAGAATGATTCATTTAGCAGATGGGTCTGGACAGACAGGAGGTTTCTCTCAATGTGTAACACACTGCAGTTTTCCACAGTGGTGGCATCAAGCCTTTTATAACTTTTTCACCTTCACCTGCCTCTTCATTATCCCTCTTCTCATCATGTTGATCTGCAATGCAAAAATCATCTTCACCCTGACCCACGTCCTTCATCAGGATCCCAACA aaGTACAGCTGAATCAGTCTAAGAATAATATACCAAGAGCTCGGCTGAGGACCCTAAAGATGACGGTTGCATTTGCCACTTCATTTACTGTCTGCTGGACTCCCTACTATGTCCTAGGAATTTGGTATTGGTTTGATCCTGAAATGTTAAACAGGGTGTCAGATCCAGTAAAtcacttcttctttctctttgcttttttaaacCCATGCTTTGATCCACTTATATATGGATATTTCTCTCTGTAA